The following proteins are co-located in the Salvelinus fontinalis isolate EN_2023a chromosome 29, ASM2944872v1, whole genome shotgun sequence genome:
- the LOC129827283 gene encoding uncharacterized protein LOC129827283, translated as MTPVAFQSSRVLQMSHSTKVIFFYNHILLQLFSFTVIFFLILLHSHSTTVQSTTVIFFYSHIPLNSTTFTFYYSHTLLQSHSTTVIFYLILLQSHSTTVIFYDKNILLQSYPTTVIFYSILLYSHSTTVVFYYSHTLLQSHSTTVTFYDSHILLNSTTFTFYYSHILLQSHSTTITFYYSHILLQSHSTKFQYSHILLQSHSTTFYDSQIIRHSHSTTLIFYYSHTVLQSYSTTVIFYYSHILLHFSKVTFHYIHIYYSHILLHSTTVIFYSSHIQLQSNYTAVTFYNSHILLQSHSTTVTLYYSHLLLQPYCTTVILYYSHTLLQSYSTTFYYSHILPQSHSTTVTFYYSYILLHSQSTTIIIYYTHTLLRSYSTTITFYYILLQSHFTTVTFY; from the coding sequence tcacattctactaaGGTCATATTCTTCTACAATCACATTCTACTACAGTTGTTTTCTTTTACAGTCATATTCTTCTTAATTCTACTACATTCACATTCTACTACAGTGCAATCTACTACAGTCATTTTCTTCTACAGTCATATTCCACTTAATTCTACTACAttcacattctactacagtcacactctactacagtcacattctactacagtcataTTCTACTTAATTCTACTACAATCACATTCTACTACGGTCATATTCTACGACAAaaacattctactacagtcataTCCTACTACAGTCATATTCTACTCAATTCTACTATAttcacattctactacagtcgtattctactacagtcacactctactacagtcacattctactacagtcacattctacgACAGTCACATTCTACTTAATTCTACTACATTCACATTCTAttacagtcacattctactacagtcacattctacgACAAtaacattctactacagtcacattctactacagtcacattctactaaATTCCAATACAGTCatattctactacagtcacattctactacattCTACGACAGTCAAATTATACGACATTCACATTCTACTACACTCatattctactacagtcacactGTACTACAGTCATATTCTACAACAGTCatattctactacagtcacattctactacattTTTCTAAAGTCACATTCCACTACATTCATATatactacagtcacattctactacattctactacagtcataTTCTACTCCAGTCACATTCAACTACAGTCAAATTATACTGCAGTCACATTCTACaacagtcacattctactacagtcacactCTACTACAGTGACATTATACTACAGTCACCTTCTACTACAGCCATATTGTACTACAGTCATATTATACTACAGTCACACTCTACTACAGTCATATTCTAccacattctactacagtcacattctaccacagtcacattctactacagtcacattctactacagttatattctactacattcacAGTCAACTACAATCATCATCTACTACACTCACACTCTACTACGGTCATATTCTACGACAATAACATTCTActacattctactacagtcacattttactacagtcacattctactag